A stretch of the Tolypothrix sp. NIES-4075 genome encodes the following:
- a CDS encoding Get3/ArsA fold putative tail anchor-mediating ATPase NosAFP has translation MTQILTFLGKGGTARTFCAIAAAKLLASQGKRVLLAGLAEPELPILLGTTLAADPQEIAPNLQVVQFQTSALLERSWEEVKKLEKQYLRTPILKEVFGQELAVLPGMDSALALNAIRQYDESGKYDTIVYNGTGDSSTLRSLGLPESLSWYLRRFRQLFVNSDLGKAISESPFIQPLVSTFFNVNWTADNFAQPTNTANNLLEKGKAALADPKRMAAFLVTTPDRIEVATARYLWGSAQQVGLTVGGVLLVNSDTGANLSPEFAPLPVSVVPDLKASDWQPLMNALPDFVTQAVQAPKPIEIDVPSRQVRLFLPGFDKKEVKLTQFGPEVTVEAGDQRRNIVLPPALSGKSVAGAKFANNYLIISF, from the coding sequence ATGACCCAGATATTGACATTTTTGGGCAAAGGCGGCACTGCTCGTACTTTTTGCGCGATCGCCGCCGCCAAGTTATTAGCAAGCCAAGGAAAGCGGGTACTCCTAGCAGGACTAGCAGAACCAGAATTACCAATTCTCCTAGGTACGACTTTAGCAGCAGACCCCCAAGAAATCGCTCCCAATTTACAAGTCGTGCAGTTTCAAACATCTGCACTGTTAGAACGTAGTTGGGAAGAAGTGAAAAAACTTGAAAAGCAATACCTCCGCACACCCATCCTCAAAGAGGTTTTTGGTCAAGAACTGGCAGTATTGCCAGGGATGGACAGCGCCCTTGCCTTGAATGCGATTCGTCAGTACGACGAAAGCGGCAAATATGACACCATAGTATACAATGGCACAGGCGATTCTTCCACTTTGCGATCGCTCGGTTTGCCAGAGTCTCTAAGTTGGTATCTGCGGCGATTTCGGCAATTATTTGTCAACTCAGACTTAGGAAAGGCAATTTCTGAATCACCTTTTATTCAACCGCTAGTTAGTACCTTTTTTAACGTCAACTGGACAGCAGATAATTTCGCCCAACCCACCAATACCGCGAATAATTTACTCGAAAAGGGTAAAGCTGCCCTTGCAGACCCCAAGCGCATGGCGGCTTTTTTGGTAACTACACCAGACAGAATAGAAGTTGCCACTGCCCGTTATTTGTGGGGTAGCGCTCAACAAGTTGGTTTAACTGTTGGCGGTGTTTTGTTGGTTAATTCCGACACGGGCGCCAATTTGTCGCCGGAATTTGCCCCCCTGCCAGTTAGTGTTGTTCCTGACTTAAAAGCAAGCGATTGGCAACCACTAATGAATGCCCTACCCGACTTTGTAACACAAGCAGTACAGGCTCCCAAACCAATTGAAATTGATGTCCCAAGTCGTCAGGTACGCTTATTTTTGCCTGGATTCGATAAAAAAGAGGTCAAGCTGACTCAATTCGGTCCGGAAGTCACCGTAGAAGCAGGAGATCAACGACGCAATATTGTTCTACCTCCGGCTTTAAGTGGCAAATCTGTTGCTGGAGCGAAGTTTGCGAATAATTATTTGATAATTTCTTTTTAG
- the petP gene encoding cytochrome b6f subunit PetP has translation MEIGQKVKVCRLRDRVSPPVVKRLGQIGVIQSFKMTDASGVGVVVKFEDNFSTWFFEDELRVEQ, from the coding sequence ATGGAAATCGGACAAAAGGTTAAAGTCTGTCGTTTGCGCGATCGCGTGTCTCCTCCTGTAGTCAAAAGGCTAGGACAAATCGGTGTCATCCAAAGCTTCAAAATGACTGATGCTAGCGGTGTCGGTGTGGTGGTGAAGTTTGAAGATAATTTTTCCACTTGGTTTTTTGAAGATGAACTCCGAGTTGAACAATAG
- a CDS encoding Uma2 family endonuclease, with product MKKNLYQNRFHTPEYFWFSPESLEFVGFELIGNQYQQITPNQQGWLWN from the coding sequence TTGAAGAAAAATCTTTATCAAAATCGATTTCACACCCCGGAATACTTTTGGTTCTCGCCGGAAAGTTTAGAATTTGTTGGTTTTGAATTGATCGGCAATCAATATCAGCAAATTACACCAAATCAGCAGGGATGGCTTTGGAATTAA
- a CDS encoding ABC transporter permease has protein sequence MKRLKQIKFQEKLRRYWELLHVLVSRNLKVRYRGSFLGVYWSLFNPLIMTGLYSAIFGTEFAKYYNNSILNYVLAAFTGLVVINFFSASTTQALASVVSNGAMLNKIRLPVSIFPVSMIGANIFQFAISVFPLLAVMTLINSKSLVNVVALLLPFLALVLVCTGVGFLVSALYVFFRDLPYFYELIVFVLWISSPIFYPAEIVPKHIRPFLGLNPLSPIIESLRHIALSEGLPDFGIIGSALLSGIIILSLGWVCFHLWRSQFMDLL, from the coding sequence ATTAAGCGTTTAAAGCAAATAAAATTTCAGGAGAAATTACGGCGCTATTGGGAATTGCTGCACGTTTTGGTAAGCCGTAATTTAAAGGTGCGTTATCGGGGATCTTTCCTCGGCGTATATTGGTCGCTGTTCAACCCGTTGATTATGACGGGGTTGTATTCAGCGATTTTTGGCACGGAGTTTGCAAAGTATTATAACAACTCAATACTTAATTATGTATTGGCAGCATTTACGGGGCTTGTAGTGATTAACTTTTTCTCAGCTTCTACAACGCAAGCTTTGGCAAGTGTGGTAAGTAATGGCGCAATGTTGAATAAAATTCGTCTGCCAGTCAGCATTTTTCCAGTATCAATGATTGGAGCGAATATCTTTCAATTTGCGATTAGCGTTTTCCCATTGCTGGCGGTGATGACGCTAATTAATTCAAAAAGTCTGGTAAATGTAGTGGCGCTTTTGTTACCGTTTCTCGCTCTAGTTTTAGTTTGTACGGGGGTGGGTTTTTTGGTAAGTGCCTTATATGTATTTTTTAGAGATTTGCCTTATTTCTACGAATTGATTGTGTTTGTACTGTGGATTAGTAGTCCTATATTTTATCCGGCAGAGATTGTACCTAAACACATCAGACCTTTTTTGGGATTAAATCCATTATCGCCCATTATCGAAAGCTTACGACATATTGCCTTGTCAGAAGGTTTACCTGATTTCGGTATAATTGGTAGTGCGTTACTTAGTGGCATAATTATTTTGTCCTTAGGATGGGTTTGTTTTCACTTATGGCGTTCTCAATTTATGGATTTGCTGTAA
- a CDS encoding ABC transporter ATP-binding protein — protein MEVIRLDQVSLWRRTQEEFSYDLKKTVLSIFEGKYRKPAKKLVLDNIDFVVNSGEKIGIIGANGSGKSTLLKIICGILQPTSGSVRVRGKIAPLIELGAGFDSEISVIDNIQLYGVLLGFSRAEMRQRTHSILEFAELQDYALVPVKGLSSGMVARLGFAIATDVQPDILILDEVLAVGDEKFKNKCKQRIDKFWDGDATVLVVSHELESIRQSCERVLWLDKGKVRFIGMAEETVSYYLSSV, from the coding sequence ATGGAAGTAATTCGTTTAGATCAAGTTTCCTTGTGGCGAAGGACACAAGAGGAGTTTTCTTACGACCTTAAGAAAACTGTTTTGTCAATTTTTGAGGGTAAATATCGTAAACCTGCGAAGAAGTTGGTGCTTGACAACATTGATTTTGTTGTTAATTCTGGTGAGAAAATCGGTATTATTGGGGCGAATGGCTCAGGTAAGTCAACGCTGCTAAAAATTATATGTGGGATTTTGCAGCCGACGAGTGGCTCAGTGCGGGTACGTGGTAAAATTGCACCGCTGATTGAACTCGGAGCTGGATTTGATTCCGAAATTTCGGTGATAGATAATATCCAGTTGTATGGCGTGCTGCTAGGGTTTTCTAGGGCAGAGATGCGGCAAAGAACGCACTCAATTTTAGAGTTTGCAGAGTTGCAGGATTATGCTTTAGTACCTGTGAAGGGATTATCTTCTGGTATGGTAGCGCGGCTAGGTTTTGCTATTGCTACCGACGTGCAGCCAGATATTTTGATATTAGATGAAGTGCTAGCGGTTGGAGATGAAAAATTTAAAAATAAGTGTAAGCAAAGAATTGATAAGTTTTGGGATGGGGATGCAACAGTTTTGGTAGTATCGCATGAGTTAGAGTCTATCAGGCAGTCTTGTGAGCGTGTGCTTTGGTTAGATAAGGGCAAAGTGAGGTTTATAGGAATGGCTGAAGAAACTGTAAGTTACTATTTGAGTAGTGTTTAA
- a CDS encoding glycosyltransferase produces MDTEPLVSIIITSYNYAQYIGQAIESVLCQTYNNWELIIIDDCSNDNSLNVIRSFEDERIQLLTSEKNQGVAASHNKAYALCQGKYFCNLDADDYMAPEKLEKQVRYLESHPEVDILGTYIIEVDSESQPILGGKHEIWFNREIDLNQSENWIWRNHLCHSSVMMRKSAHALTGLFSDDLIYPRDYEFWIRCFVNKLSFEILAEKLTYYRFHGNNITYKYENKFYLSAAYIFCKHLRYYFESIQRFDIIARAVYLLIEFSDLYSENTSEFKANLVEILLDCDASKLNIDSFLQILHKPADKNFIVISKLVDNYRVEKDDFQSHIQELQQGKDWLESQYHNSMQIAQETQTELERSHSWIQELQQGKDWLESQYNNWKEKAQETQTELERSHSWIQELQQGKDWLESQYHNSMQIAQETQTELERSQLQLQQTQTELESTQFTLATMQSSKFCKLRNAWLQIKQLINLKK; encoded by the coding sequence ATGGATACTGAACCGCTAGTATCAATAATTATTACTTCTTACAATTACGCTCAATACATTGGACAGGCGATTGAATCTGTACTGTGTCAGACGTATAATAACTGGGAATTAATAATTATTGATGATTGCTCAAATGACAATTCACTAAATGTGATACGGTCTTTCGAGGATGAAAGAATACAGTTATTGACTTCGGAAAAAAATCAAGGAGTGGCAGCGTCTCATAACAAAGCATATGCTCTTTGCCAAGGCAAGTATTTTTGCAACTTGGATGCAGATGACTACATGGCTCCAGAGAAATTGGAGAAGCAAGTCAGATATTTGGAAAGTCATCCAGAAGTTGATATTTTAGGCACTTATATTATTGAAGTTGATTCAGAAAGTCAACCTATATTAGGTGGGAAACATGAGATATGGTTTAACAGAGAAATAGACCTGAATCAGTCGGAAAATTGGATATGGAGAAACCACTTATGTCATTCTTCAGTTATGATGAGGAAGTCTGCACACGCTTTAACAGGTTTATTTAGTGATGACTTGATTTATCCTAGGGATTATGAATTTTGGATTAGATGTTTTGTTAATAAATTAAGTTTTGAAATATTGGCAGAAAAGCTTACTTATTATCGGTTTCACGGTAATAATATTACTTATAAGTATGAAAATAAATTTTATTTATCAGCAGCATATATATTTTGCAAACATTTAAGGTACTATTTTGAGAGTATCCAAAGATTTGATATCATAGCCAGGGCAGTATACTTATTAATAGAATTCAGTGATTTATATTCTGAGAATACAAGTGAATTTAAAGCAAATCTAGTTGAAATTTTGTTAGATTGTGATGCCAGTAAACTTAATATAGATTCATTTCTTCAGATTCTTCACAAACCCGCAGACAAGAACTTTATTGTTATTTCTAAATTAGTAGACAATTATAGAGTAGAGAAAGACGATTTCCAGTCGCATATACAAGAACTTCAACAAGGCAAAGACTGGCTGGAGTCTCAGTATCACAACTCAATGCAAATAGCACAGGAAACTCAAACAGAATTAGAGCGATCGCACTCTTGGATACAAGAACTTCAACAAGGCAAAGACTGGCTGGAGTCTCAGTATAATAACTGGAAGGAGAAGGCACAGGAAACTCAAACAGAATTAGAGCGATCGCACTCTTGGATACAAGAACTTCAACAAGGCAAAGACTGGCTGGAGTCTCAGTATCACAACTCAATGCAAATAGCACAGGAGACTCAAACAGAATTAGAGCGATCGCAATTACAACTGCAACAAACCCAAACAGAATTAGAGAGCACACAGTTTACATTGGCAACGATGCAAAGTAGTAAATTTTGTAAATTACGCAACGCTTGGTTGCAAATAAAGCAATTAATTAACTTAAAAAAATAA
- a CDS encoding class I SAM-dependent methyltransferase: MNNFENADNRYAKDWNAYSKTWDDEFGSSYYYLGEEWNDDGTAERQRDKYYFTIYAERFITSDMTVLEVGPGGGKWTVRIAPKVKKLIVLDVSEEMLQRTKLRCESLGIENVEYILANGNDFHAINNESINFFFSYDVFLHIALEDTFPYAQEMYRILTPGSMGVCHYAINSVPEAWDRIAQNNNWYRGGKHTLGQFYYFSPEALRRMFEHCGLLIKEQHQEDCYCTCIFQKPTKEKQYPSQLKHNLTELEGSPSQLQKTQEELERSHSWIQELEQGKDWLESQYHIWKEKTQEIQTELERSHSWIEELQQGKDWLESQYNNWKQKAQETQTELERSQLQLQQTQKELERSQSFITAMESSKFWKLRTAWFRFKQFLFKLKD; the protein is encoded by the coding sequence ATGAATAATTTTGAAAATGCAGACAACCGTTACGCAAAAGATTGGAATGCCTACAGCAAAACTTGGGATGATGAATTTGGCTCTTCCTATTATTATCTAGGTGAGGAATGGAATGATGACGGTACGGCTGAACGACAGCGAGACAAATATTATTTTACTATATACGCTGAACGCTTTATCACCTCTGACATGACAGTTTTAGAAGTTGGTCCAGGTGGTGGTAAATGGACTGTTCGTATAGCTCCGAAAGTTAAAAAACTAATAGTTTTAGATGTATCTGAAGAGATGTTACAAAGAACGAAACTTCGTTGTGAGTCTCTGGGGATTGAAAATGTAGAGTATATACTTGCTAATGGCAATGATTTTCATGCAATCAATAATGAAAGTATAAACTTTTTCTTTAGCTACGATGTGTTTTTGCATATTGCCTTGGAGGATACATTCCCATATGCTCAAGAAATGTATCGTATTCTTACTCCAGGGTCTATGGGTGTATGCCACTATGCAATCAATTCCGTTCCCGAAGCGTGGGATAGGATTGCACAAAATAACAATTGGTATCGCGGGGGTAAGCACACTTTAGGACAATTTTACTACTTCAGTCCTGAAGCTCTGCGGAGAATGTTTGAGCATTGTGGGCTGCTAATAAAAGAACAGCATCAAGAAGATTGCTATTGTACCTGTATATTTCAAAAGCCTACAAAAGAAAAACAATATCCATCTCAGTTAAAACATAATTTAACAGAATTAGAAGGCTCGCCATCTCAACTTCAAAAGACTCAAGAGGAACTAGAGCGATCGCACTCTTGGATACAAGAACTTGAACAGGGCAAAGACTGGCTAGAGTCTCAGTATCATATCTGGAAGGAGAAAACACAGGAGATTCAAACAGAATTAGAGCGATCGCACTCTTGGATAGAAGAACTTCAACAAGGCAAAGACTGGCTAGAGTCTCAGTATAATAACTGGAAGCAGAAGGCACAAGAGACTCAAACAGAATTAGAGCGATCGCAATTACAACTGCAACAAACTCAAAAAGAATTAGAGCGATCACAATCTTTCATCACAGCAATGGAAAGCAGTAAATTTTGGAAATTACGAACTGCTTGGTTTCGGTTTAAGCAATTTTTATTTAAGCTAAAAGATTAA
- a CDS encoding methyltransferase domain-containing protein — protein sequence MTYADLRDDYIAKVVQGKTFVDVGGLWGTVNEKVSVAHQLGAVALTMIDYQPKGNELWQKFDERMKSLGIKDYHSISQDIGQIEPGVISNPFDIVHCSGVLYHHPNPMHLLATLRQITRQNLILTSSITQEVIENEKGCYQVPASGVIFVPALNNTEFNILKTYWEKFGVRAQGLTEKIVYNLNDFEPWWWLPTAFALARMCETAGFKVIDKGLMWNNNALTLLLKL from the coding sequence ATGACTTACGCAGATTTACGTGACGATTACATTGCAAAGGTTGTACAGGGTAAGACATTTGTTGATGTTGGAGGATTGTGGGGTACAGTCAATGAAAAAGTCTCCGTCGCACACCAACTTGGTGCAGTTGCACTGACTATGATTGACTATCAGCCAAAAGGAAATGAACTATGGCAGAAATTCGATGAGCGAATGAAGTCTTTAGGAATAAAAGATTATCATTCTATTAGTCAAGATATTGGTCAAATAGAACCGGGAGTAATTAGCAACCCCTTTGATATTGTTCACTGCTCAGGGGTTCTGTATCATCATCCCAATCCCATGCATTTACTGGCTACTTTGCGGCAGATTACTAGACAAAATTTGATTTTAACTTCATCTATTACTCAAGAGGTAATTGAAAACGAGAAAGGGTGCTACCAAGTTCCGGCTTCGGGAGTGATATTTGTACCTGCTCTCAACAATACTGAATTTAATATATTGAAGACTTATTGGGAAAAGTTTGGAGTTCGTGCTCAGGGTTTAACGGAAAAAATTGTGTATAATTTAAATGATTTTGAACCGTGGTGGTGGCTTCCTACAGCCTTTGCTCTAGCAAGAATGTGTGAAACTGCTGGATTTAAAGTTATAGACAAAGGACTTATGTGGAATAATAATGCTCTGACATTACTATTGAAGCTGTGA
- a CDS encoding glycosyltransferase: MSIISSFFNAHRYFEETYKSVINQTFQNLEWIIVDDCSTDPEAILLFKSLSYKTPKIKTFYHQCNQGVSAGRNTAISHASGKYLFFTDLDDILDPTYIEKCVLFLENHPDFSFVNSYSIGFHSQEYWWTHGFDKPSQFIQQNWVTGRLLYRKADFDQLGGFDTKLRFYEDWERWLRAITNYQKGWTIPEYLDCYRRTESGLLAISRNNVTEEQRVTELIQSRYQAFFRENRLPDLCLKRPSAFDANLRNFQIEVKNPLGRDSSGKHILCFFPWLEVGGADKFNLDLINLLGNRGYDITIATTFKSEHPWHQHFYSLTPDIFHLPNFLQDSHWLAFARYIIESRQIDIVFISNSYIAYYLLPFLRQEFPDVTFVDYVHTYDPGWCQCGYPRVSCQLSQFLDCQVVSSKWLSDFYKKLKPETESKLRVCYTNEDTKAWTPNQKKREALRSRLEISDDTVVLLFPARMVAQKRPTFLVDIVKELVSQSLPVSVITLGEGELLAEMQAKVVQLRLESVFHILPPTEPELMIDFYSVSDILLLPTEYEGISLTIYEAMSMQLPVVASNVGGQSELVTPETGFLITKGNGDADEVQAYLKVLVPLIQNSELREKIGFFARQRIADFFSLEAMGDRMEEIFAEAIKLRKITPPEEIDPAMAEEMLVLALEYFEKEELLGSLWREKCQIEQERDKLSHEKYQIEQERDKLSHEKYQIEQERDKLSHEKYQIEQERHELWWKKNAMETSKFWKLRKLWFKVKRRIRLTQEEP; the protein is encoded by the coding sequence GTGTCCATTATTTCTTCGTTCTTCAACGCTCATCGATACTTTGAAGAAACTTACAAATCGGTTATTAACCAAACATTCCAAAATTTGGAATGGATTATAGTTGACGATTGCTCCACAGATCCAGAGGCTATTTTACTCTTCAAGTCTCTTTCCTATAAAACACCCAAAATCAAAACTTTTTACCATCAGTGCAATCAAGGTGTATCAGCAGGTCGCAACACAGCCATCTCCCATGCCAGTGGCAAGTACCTATTCTTTACAGATCTAGACGATATCCTTGATCCAACATACATTGAAAAATGTGTTCTTTTCTTAGAAAATCATCCAGATTTTTCATTTGTCAACTCTTACTCTATTGGTTTTCACTCTCAAGAATACTGGTGGACGCATGGTTTTGATAAGCCAAGTCAATTTATTCAACAAAACTGGGTGACAGGTCGATTATTGTACAGAAAGGCAGACTTTGATCAACTGGGTGGGTTTGATACAAAGTTGAGATTTTACGAAGACTGGGAAAGATGGCTGAGAGCGATAACGAACTACCAAAAAGGCTGGACAATACCAGAGTATTTAGACTGTTATCGTCGCACTGAGTCAGGTTTATTGGCAATTTCACGCAATAATGTGACCGAAGAGCAACGAGTTACTGAGTTAATTCAGTCACGCTATCAAGCATTTTTTCGAGAGAATCGATTACCTGATTTATGCTTAAAAAGGCCTTCTGCTTTTGATGCTAATTTAAGAAATTTTCAAATTGAAGTTAAGAATCCACTTGGACGGGACAGTTCAGGCAAACATATTCTCTGTTTCTTCCCTTGGCTGGAAGTAGGCGGAGCAGATAAGTTTAATCTTGATTTAATCAATTTACTGGGAAATAGAGGTTATGACATCACCATTGCTACAACATTCAAATCAGAACATCCTTGGCATCAACATTTTTACTCTCTTACACCTGATATTTTCCATTTACCTAACTTTTTACAAGATAGTCACTGGCTGGCTTTCGCACGCTACATAATAGAGTCTCGCCAGATTGATATTGTATTTATCTCTAATTCTTATATTGCCTACTACTTGTTACCCTTCCTGCGGCAAGAGTTTCCTGATGTAACTTTTGTTGATTATGTCCACACTTATGATCCAGGCTGGTGTCAGTGTGGTTATCCTAGAGTTTCTTGTCAACTTAGTCAGTTCTTAGATTGTCAGGTAGTCTCATCAAAATGGCTATCTGATTTTTATAAAAAGCTCAAACCAGAAACTGAAAGCAAATTGAGGGTTTGTTATACTAACGAAGATACTAAAGCTTGGACACCTAATCAAAAGAAGCGTGAAGCTTTGCGCTCACGTCTGGAAATTTCTGACGATACAGTAGTTTTATTATTTCCTGCTAGGATGGTCGCGCAGAAGCGACCTACTTTTTTAGTTGATATTGTCAAAGAGCTAGTTAGCCAATCTTTACCTGTATCAGTTATCACTTTAGGAGAAGGTGAGTTGCTTGCCGAGATGCAAGCCAAGGTTGTGCAATTAAGATTGGAATCTGTGTTCCACATCTTACCCCCTACTGAGCCAGAGCTGATGATTGATTTTTACTCGGTATCTGACATTTTGCTATTACCTACAGAGTATGAAGGTATTTCCTTAACCATTTATGAAGCGATGTCAATGCAGTTACCAGTCGTAGCTTCAAATGTAGGTGGGCAAAGTGAATTAGTGACACCCGAAACTGGGTTTTTGATTACCAAGGGTAACGGTGATGCTGATGAAGTACAAGCATACTTGAAAGTTTTAGTACCATTAATCCAGAATTCAGAATTACGTGAGAAAATTGGTTTTTTTGCTCGCCAGCGAATTGCTGACTTTTTCTCATTAGAAGCGATGGGCGATCGCATGGAGGAGATTTTTGCTGAAGCGATTAAACTCCGTAAAATTACACCTCCAGAAGAGATTGATCCAGCAATGGCAGAGGAAATGCTGGTTTTGGCTCTTGAATATTTTGAAAAAGAAGAATTATTGGGTTCCCTATGGCGGGAAAAATGCCAAATAGAGCAAGAAAGAGATAAACTATCCCATGAAAAGTACCAAATAGAGCAAGAAAGAGATAAACTATCCCATGAAAAGTACCAAATAGAGCAAGAAAGAGATAAACTATCTCATGAAAAGTACCAAATAGAGCAAGAAAGACACGAACTGTGGTGGAAGAAGAACGCGATGGAAACATCCAAGTTTTGGAAACTCAGGAAACTCTGGTTTAAAGTCAAACGTCGAATACGTTTAACTCAAGAAGAACCTTGA
- a CDS encoding glycosyltransferase, with the protein MKIFLIASECPPVAGGIATYVGNTASMLADSEHELTVFARSHQGGVEQKGNLKFIKIPPKDIHLVAATKAHPLSEKQPSFPYNVMGYWGALSYQLAEEVINYIRSNGKPDIIESEDYSGLSYFLIQKKLLGCPELQGVPIVLTLHSSQYMLYPASKMPSYQLSDYWVGRMEKFCTLAADGIIAPTRYIAKQATDALGTDLDIEIIPLPAPKLLLNNSGFPASNPTPGDIVYFGRLELRKGVIPLVEACSKLWDAGVDFKLTAIGGDTWYHIKGCHVTTYLKEKYSKYINQGRLVLENPLKAGDLYERISQAWCVVIPSVWENFPNTCLESMLLGKVVLASTDGGHVEMLQTSDRQGGFIFDWKVPDDFGTKLKHILSLSTSENLEMGAKARALISDISGHKNVLEKRISHCKRVIESSKYKQRNIFPSVNYPPHGKVSYPKFLPVAESERGIISVCIPFYNLGQYIRETLNSVYGSDYPNLEVIILNDGSTDQSSLETLAEVEKEYSNLKVIHTKNQGVAAARNTMAEIASGEYIAFLDSDDKVSPQFYTQAAKVLHQYENVGFVASWIKEFGDSQKVWVGWNTEFPYLLGHNTLGVCTVVRKSAYLAVGGMKSLVAENLEDYECWLSLCEQGWLGVVIPELHYLYRIRSDSRLRNSNRDQLFYLYDLIASLHPELYQSYGVELYNLLNQNGASWMWDNPSQNVYQGSTDMTGMEILSLVLNKLKRVYGDGGMSLISNRVIKIAKTIVFSRLSREK; encoded by the coding sequence ATGAAAATATTTTTAATTGCTAGCGAATGTCCCCCAGTAGCTGGTGGAATAGCCACTTATGTAGGCAACACTGCTTCCATGTTGGCTGATTCTGAGCATGAACTTACTGTTTTTGCGCGCAGTCATCAAGGTGGAGTCGAGCAAAAAGGCAATCTAAAATTTATTAAAATACCTCCAAAAGATATCCACTTAGTAGCTGCAACCAAGGCACATCCACTTTCAGAAAAGCAGCCCTCCTTTCCCTATAATGTTATGGGTTATTGGGGTGCGCTCAGTTATCAGTTAGCTGAAGAAGTAATCAATTATATTCGCAGTAATGGCAAACCGGATATTATTGAAAGTGAAGATTATAGCGGTCTTAGCTACTTTCTAATTCAAAAAAAACTATTGGGTTGCCCAGAACTGCAAGGAGTTCCCATTGTCCTCACCTTGCATAGTTCTCAGTATATGCTCTACCCAGCAAGCAAAATGCCTAGCTACCAACTATCCGACTACTGGGTAGGGCGAATGGAAAAGTTTTGTACACTTGCTGCTGATGGGATTATTGCACCAACTCGCTACATAGCAAAGCAGGCAACAGACGCTCTTGGTACTGACTTAGATATTGAAATCATCCCTCTACCGGCGCCAAAACTGCTTTTAAATAATAGTGGATTTCCTGCATCTAACCCCACCCCAGGAGATATTGTTTATTTCGGCAGGTTGGAACTAAGAAAAGGGGTTATACCCCTGGTTGAAGCTTGTAGCAAATTGTGGGATGCAGGGGTAGACTTCAAGTTAACTGCAATTGGCGGCGATACTTGGTATCACATAAAAGGTTGTCATGTAACAACATATCTAAAGGAAAAATATAGCAAGTATATTAATCAGGGGCGATTAGTTCTTGAAAATCCTTTAAAGGCAGGTGATTTATATGAAAGAATCTCCCAAGCATGGTGCGTAGTCATTCCCTCAGTATGGGAGAACTTTCCCAACACCTGTTTGGAGTCAATGCTTTTAGGCAAAGTGGTACTTGCCTCCACTGATGGTGGTCATGTAGAAATGCTTCAGACATCAGATAGGCAGGGCGGCTTTATTTTTGACTGGAAAGTACCAGATGACTTCGGCACAAAGTTAAAACACATTTTAAGCCTTTCAACTTCAGAAAATCTGGAGATGGGAGCAAAAGCCCGTGCTTTAATATCCGACATATCAGGGCACAAAAATGTATTAGAGAAACGCATCAGTCATTGTAAAAGAGTTATTGAATCATCTAAGTATAAGCAGAGAAATATTTTTCCCTCTGTCAATTATCCTCCTCATGGTAAAGTTTCCTATCCCAAGTTTCTCCCGGTGGCTGAGAGTGAAAGAGGTATTATTTCTGTATGTATACCTTTCTATAATCTCGGTCAATACATCCGAGAAACGCTGAATTCAGTGTATGGCTCAGATTATCCTAATTTAGAAGTAATCATTTTAAACGACGGCAGTACAGATCAGAGTAGTCTGGAAACTTTGGCAGAAGTTGAAAAAGAGTATAGCAACCTGAAAGTAATTCACACAAAAAATCAGGGAGTTGCAGCAGCCAGAAATACAATGGCTGAGATAGCAAGTGGTGAATACATCGCATTTCTTGATTCTGACGATAAAGTATCTCCTCAGTTTTACACGCAAGCAGCCAAAGTTTTACATCAATATGAAAATGTAGGTTTTGTTGCTTCTTGGATCAAAGAATTCGGTGATTCACAAAAAGTTTGGGTGGGATGGAATACAGAATTTCCCTATCTACTTGGTCATAATACCCTTGGTGTTTGCACAGTCGTGCGGAAGTCAGCTTATCTTGCTGTCGGAGGTATGAAATCCTTGGTAGCTGAGAATTTAGAAGATTATGAGTGTTGGCTCAGTTTGTGTGAACAAGGCTGGTTGGGGGTAGTGATTCCAGAACTTCACTACCTTTATCGCATCCGCTCAGATTCTCGTCTGAGAAATAGCAATCGAGACCAATTATTTTATCTTTATGACCTGATTGCTTCCTTGCATCCAGAATTATATCAAAGTTATGGAGTTGAACTTTATAACCTTTTAAATCAAAATGGTGCTTCTTGGATGTGGGACAATCCTTCTCAGAATGTTTACCAAGGCAGCACAGATATGACTGGTATGGAAATTTTGTCGCTTGTTCTTAATAAGTTAAAAAGAGTTTACGGTGATGGAGGTATGTCCTTGATATCAAATAGAGTGATAAAAATTGCTAAAACAATAGTATTCAGCAGACTCTCACGTGAAAAGTGA